Within the Blastopirellula marina genome, the region ACTGCAAGAGTCCGTTCGATTTCGAACCACTGGGGGGCACGATCGACGACGCCGCTGGTGAGTCCTTTGACAAAGTCGCTTCGATGCTTGGCCTTCCCTACCCAGGCGGCCCTTCGCTCTCGAAGTGTGCTCTGAACGGTAACCCCAAAGCGTTTGCGTTTCCTCGCCCGTTTCTAAACGACTCTTCGCGTCTCGACTTCAGCTTCAGCGGATTAAAGACAGCCGTACGCTACGAAATCGCTGGCCCTGGTGCAGTCAACTTCAAGTCGCTGGAAATTGACGACCAGCGTAAAGCGGACATTGCTGCCAGCTTTGAACAGGCGGTCATCGACTGCCTGGTTGGTAAAACGATGCAGGCCATGAAGAAGACCGGAATTCAGCGGATCTGCGTAGGAGGGGGCGTCGCGGCCAACAAGCGATTCCGTGCGGCACTAGAAGAAGAAGTCGCCGCAGCCGGTGGCGAGCTACTGATCGCTCCTATGCATCTATGCACAGACAACGCGGTCCTGGGTGCCATCGCCGTAGAAAAAATAAAAGCCGGGCAGGTCGATGATCTCTCGCTCGACGCACTACCCGGCTTAATTCGTAATTAGGGGCTCAATCTTCTAAGATTTTGCCCCTGGGCC harbors:
- the tsaD gene encoding tRNA (adenosine(37)-N6)-threonylcarbamoyltransferase complex transferase subunit TsaD; protein product: MKILTIESTCDETAAAVITDDLQVLSSVVASQDELHQRFAGVVPEIAARAHLERCLPVIDEAIRKADIELKDIDAVAVANMPGLAGSLLVGVTAAKTLAWLLGKPLIGINHLQGHIYACQVAFQKPIFPCIGLIISGGHSTIYHCKSPFDFEPLGGTIDDAAGESFDKVASMLGLPYPGGPSLSKCALNGNPKAFAFPRPFLNDSSRLDFSFSGLKTAVRYEIAGPGAVNFKSLEIDDQRKADIAASFEQAVIDCLVGKTMQAMKKTGIQRICVGGGVAANKRFRAALEEEVAAAGGELLIAPMHLCTDNAVLGAIAVEKIKAGQVDDLSLDALPGLIRN